The genome window gggaaGCGTGCTGTGCTCGTGCCCACTCTGACTCTGCCTCCGATGCACCCGTTTGCCGTGGAGCCAACTGCAGCTCGTTATCGCTCTCCCcatctgcttccctgcaccTGGGGAGGGTGGCAGTTAACTTGGGAACACCTGGGTGCCTGTGCACAGTGCAAGAATGAGGCTTGTCTGTGCTCTGACCTTTGCAGGCTGGAGCTTGCCTCTGGTGGGCCAGGATTACCTGGAGATCCTCTCTGCTTGGTACTGCAGTTTTGGCAAGTGCTGCAATACAGGAGACTGCCGGATCATCAACAATGTCACAGGTGGGTGCTGCTGTTTCCTTTGTTGCTgtcattcttttaaaaagccTATTTTAGCAAGTGATGCATGTAAAAGGCATTTCTGGGGGGAGGAGGGACTGAGCCAAGTCCTGCTTCTTGTCACTCATTTGCAGCTCTTGGACTGCAAGAAGGCATACTCTGTGCAGTCAGTGGCAGATATGAGCAGGGCACAGGATTTGTGAGCATCCTGCCATGTTAACCCTGCACCACTAATGTCAGCTCAAGGCTCTCTTGGACGAGTCCcatcagcagggctgtgtgggcTTGCTGCTGTGCAATGTCTTCTCGTATTCCCAGCAGCATCAACTGGGCTTCTAGGAAAAGGCTGAGCTTTTGCTGTATTTCCTTCAGGGCTAGAACTGGACTTCCATGAGCATCTCCACGGGCAGCACTTGGCCAAAGAAATTGTCATACGGGCACTGCAAGGGTTCCTGCAGAGCCCGCAGCCTCAGAAGGCTCTGGTCCTCTCCTTCCATGGCTGGTCTGGCACAGGCAAGAACTTTGTGGCCCGCATGGTGGCTGCTCACCTGTACCGGGACGGGCTGAAGAGTGAATGTGTCAGGGTGTTCATTGCGCTCTTCCACTTCCCCCACTACAAGTACGTGGACTCCTACAAGGTGAGAGCTGGTGGTGTCTTGGTGTACTGGGTCTAGCTGGGATgaagttgtttgttttatttttttttttctatatcaGCTGCACTGTGTTGTGTTTTAGGTTTGTGAGTGAAGCAGAGCTAGTAACACTGCTGTTCTAGCTATTACTGATCTGAGTGTGGGCACTGCTtcaaggttttctgtttttcccacTCTGACCCTCAGCTAGTAGGTTGGGGGTGCACAAGAAACTGGGAAAGGATGCAAAAGGGACAGCTCACCAAAGGGATGTCCCGTATATCATTATGCTCAGCAGTGAAAACTGGGGAGAGGGAGTCTGGGGTCCCTATGCTGTCTCCTGTTGTTGGCACCTCACTCCTGCCCGCTGTTCTGCAGGTTCAGCTGGAGAAGCAGATAAGTGAGactgtgcagctctgcaagCAGTCACTGTTCATCTTCGATGAGGCAGAGAAGCTTCATTTTGGCCTCCTGGATGTCATCAAGCCCTTCACAGCTCGCTCTGACAAGGGCCAGCAAGATAACCGGAGAtccatcttcctcttcctcaggTAACTCCTGGGCTTTCAAGGACATAGGGAGGGATAAAGCTCCTGAAAGTGAGTGATATAAGGGACTTGGAAtgcagaggagagggaaaagatgCCCAGCTCTTCCAAGGGGTGGTTGCCTCCATGGCCAGCTTTCCTTGATGTGCTGAGGAGCTGAGGCCTAGCTGAGCTGGTGCCTAGGCACCAGTGAGGTTCAGAGATAGTGTGGTGTCATCCTGCACTGCAGGGAACACTGCAGGCCAGGACTGCAGGTCCTTGTGGGATGTGGCAGTGCCATATGGAGAGGTCCCACTTGCCTTGTGGTTTACATCTGTTTATACCTGACCAGGTATAAATTATATTCAGTTCCCCGCTCTGTGTGAAAGGGAAGTTGTACCTCCACCTCACACCATCCAGGCAAGTGTGCTGACCTCCAAGCTCATCGGTTCCCTAGGGAAGCTTCCCTGCTCTTGGAAGACCTGACTCTAGACCTGGTGCTACAGGGCTGACCTAATGTGTCCTGTCCACTCTGGGCAGAGTAGACATGCTGCCAGTTGTGCGGAGGTGCCTTGGTCCACATACCTGgcatgctgcacagccccagtgccCACGTCAGCCCCTTTGTGTCATCAAGCAGAGAGAGCAGGGCATCTTGAACTGCAGCGGTGTGCTATCAGTACTGGGGGGTTTCATCATGTCTGGTGGCAGTGTGACACAGACTTGTTGCAGGGCTGGCTCTGGCCCAGCCTTGTCTGAATGTGGCCTGGATTTGCAGCTGTGGCTGGGCTTGAGCAAATGGCCACCGCTCAGCCAAAGGGATTAGGATGGGTATGAACTGTGTTGGCAAGGTGGCAAAGGGAGGTGGTGATGGCTTCTTCATTTTACCTCCCCACCATCTGCGGAATGGGTCCTTCCTCTGACACACGAGGAAAGATAGGTATGAGACCCAAGACCCTCACATAGAATTACAAAAtcattagagttggaagggaactttaaaggtcatctggcccaactcccttgcagtgaacagagaTGCCTGCAGGTcaatcagatgctcagagcctcatccatACTGACCTTGGCTGTTTCCAAGGACAAGGCTTCctccacatctctgggcaaccccAGCTGGTTCCCAGCATCACCAGCTCCCTGGTGGGAGGGTGCTCAGACCAGGGGCTGCCTTCTGAGGTGTgggggctgccctgggagccTCGGTGACTGCCTGGACCCTGCATCCCCCACCAGGCAAGGTCCCTGTCCTGGCCATTTTCGTCTCATGGGACTCCTGCCATGTTCCCTATCCTCTGGCCTGGACTTGGCAGTGGCTTACTCAGGGTTTGCTGTGGAGCCAAGTGTCACCTGAGGGGTCAGTGAGTACTGACAGAAACAGAGGGTTCTGTTGGCTCCTGGCCCCATGTGGAAGAGCAAGCAGCTGCCCCAGGCCTGGgctgggaagatggaagatagCTGTACAGATTTGTTCAGAACACCATTCAGCTGTGCAAATGTTTCAGGTGCTGAATGGGCacagtgtttgctttgttgtaaacagaactgctgagctctgcctatagaggaggctgctggcagctctgagcAATTCGAGCTTGTCAGCATGGTGGAGTGACTTCTCTTCTGTCTGCAGCAATATTGGTGGCAGTGCCATCAACGAGGTTGCCCTGGACTTCTGGCGAGCTGGACGGGCACGAGAGGAGATTCCTGCGGAGCTCCTGGAAcaacagctgcagctggagatgctgcagctTGCAGGTaggagctgggctgctgcagcaggcagtcTGCCCAGTCACAAACCTGCCCCTGAGCACCAGGCTGGGGCTTCTTTATGAGCTTTGTGCTGCAGAAACAATCTGGAAGAGTGTTGATATACCCTTCCCTTCTTCCATATAGCTCAGCCTAGTGAGCATGGCAGCAAGGCACATCGAAAGAGGAGCTGAGCCAATCTTGCTCCCTTTcagccccagagctgccagctctcagGTGGCTGAAGTTTGCTTTGTCTTGCTTTTTGTTGCAGAGAATGGTTATGCCCGCAGCCATCTCCTTGAGGAGAACCTCGTTGATTTCTTTGTGCCATTCCTACCTCTGGAGTACCACCACGTGAAGCTCTGCGCACGGGATGCCTTCCTGGCCCGTGGACTTCCTTACACAGAGGCAGCTCTTGATGAGGTTGCCAGGATGATGGTGTTTGTCCCCAAAGAGGAGAAGCTTTTCTCTGCACAAGGCTGTAAATCTGTATCACAGCGCATCAATTACTTCCTTCCTTGAACACCAGGTGGGACTACATCCCTGGTGAAGCTGATTCCATACACCAGGAGCTGCTCTCCTTGCACAAGGTCAGGCAAGCAGATCACCCCTGCACAGGGGCAGGGACTGAACTCCATATTACTCCGAGGGCTGCTCACAGGGAAGGCAATGCACTCTGCCCAACCTTACAGGTGGGGTgccagcaggctgagcttgGCTGGGTTTTTAAGTCCACATGGTGTTTCTTACTCCCTCCTTCTATCCTGAAGCAGTGATTCGGCTGTGCTGACAGATGCTTAGTTTCATGTGAGTGGGAGTATTGCCTGTTTGTTGCCGGTTAGTGAAAGCCCAGGCCAGACTGATCCAGCACAAGCCACGGCCTCATCCCTGTCCACAGCTTCCTCAGTCACATACAGAAAATGACTGCTTCATCTCCACTGGAGATTTTAAACCTACAGCCTTTTGCTTAGGAGTGacctcctcctctctcttaGTCTTTGTTCCATGGAAGCAGCTGTGGGATGAGGTGAGCTCCTGCTGAAATCATTTCCCTGAGCCATTTGGTGAAGAGTGTGTTTGCTGCATTGCAGGAGCTGGTTAGGGGAGAGACAGACATGGGCAAAGAGCAGCTGAGGAGGACAGTGGGTGAAATAACAGGTTGCAGTTGAATTCTGGTTTTCAGAGCTGGAATAAGAtagttttttccccccccagtATGTTGCGTGCTGTGGGGTTTTGGCTGGTATCAGCATTACTACACCAAGGGGCTGTTTGCTGTCTGGGTACTTGCCAGGTGATAAGAATGGACCAAAATATTTCAACAGTGATAGAAGAATCACTTTGTGACCTCGAGGTCAAAACTCCCTTCcaacacagctgctgcacagtgagGTGAATCAGCAGCTGCCAAGGACAGCTCAGCTACCTCATGTGCGGACCTTTGATCTACTTTAAGCTTGGAACGTCTCAGCAGTGCCAGTG of Meleagris gallopavo isolate NT-WF06-2002-E0010 breed Aviagen turkey brand Nicholas breeding stock chromosome 10, Turkey_5.1, whole genome shotgun sequence contains these proteins:
- the TOR3A gene encoding torsin-3A yields the protein MGRGTLLSRLRQACCLLLLLGDCGGLGSSGKQRELLEERQSAVTEAAPWGRARYEAVKKQLGAVGALSKQYWQYLACRVWQEGCGKEEKTSPGPGWSLPLVGQDYLEILSAWYCSFGKCCNTGDCRIINNVTGLELDFHEHLHGQHLAKEIVIRALQGFLQSPQPQKALVLSFHGWSGTGKNFVARMVAAHLYRDGLKSECVRVFIALFHFPHYKYVDSYKVQLEKQISETVQLCKQSLFIFDEAEKLHFGLLDVIKPFTARSDKGQQDNRRSIFLFLSNIGGSAINEVALDFWRAGRAREEIPAELLEQQLQLEMLQLAENGYARSHLLEENLVDFFVPFLPLEYHHVKLCARDAFLARGLPYTEAALDEVARMMVFVPKEEKLFSAQGCKSVSQRINYFLP